Proteins encoded within one genomic window of Xylophilus sp. GOD-11R:
- a CDS encoding dihydroorotate dehydrogenase electron transfer subunit, whose product MVESHCGFQRNATHVASHRCTVTEHRAVNERYRYLRLAAAADLANATRPGQFYQLHCPPTGATPPFLLRPMSVYGTGPEPGTIEFLYNVTGVGTRALAGLPVGGQMDIVGPLGNTFGLRPSDRRILVVARGVGLATMAPLLRQAAAGGMAITAVMSARSPADLMRDEFLRGAVADVHVVHDSDGSSRVEAVERLLRRLLAERHHDAVYTCGSHRLLMALQTILADHPETRGEVAMEQRMACGMGVCLSCVRLFDIAGDRQFLRVCREGPVFPIREVVGEVEFG is encoded by the coding sequence ATGGTCGAGTCGCACTGCGGCTTCCAGCGCAACGCTACGCACGTCGCCTCGCACCGCTGCACGGTGACGGAACACCGCGCGGTCAACGAGCGCTACCGCTACCTCCGGCTCGCGGCCGCGGCGGATCTCGCAAACGCCACCCGGCCAGGCCAGTTCTACCAACTCCACTGCCCGCCGACCGGCGCCACGCCGCCCTTCCTGCTGCGTCCGATGAGCGTATACGGCACCGGACCGGAGCCGGGCACCATCGAGTTCCTCTACAACGTCACCGGCGTCGGCACCCGTGCGCTGGCCGGCCTGCCGGTCGGCGGGCAGATGGATATCGTCGGCCCGCTCGGCAATACCTTCGGCCTGCGGCCATCCGATCGCCGCATCCTGGTGGTGGCGCGCGGCGTCGGGCTGGCGACCATGGCACCCTTGCTGCGCCAGGCCGCCGCCGGGGGCATGGCGATCACCGCGGTGATGTCGGCCCGCTCGCCCGCCGACCTGATGCGCGACGAGTTCCTGCGCGGCGCCGTAGCCGACGTGCATGTCGTACACGACAGCGACGGCAGCTCCCGCGTGGAGGCGGTCGAGCGCCTGCTGCGCCGCCTGCTGGCCGAGCGGCACCACGACGCCGTCTACACCTGCGGCTCGCATCGGCTGCTGATGGCGCTGCAGACCATCCTGGCCGACCACCCGGAAACCCGTGGCGAAGTCGCGATGGAGCAGCGCATGGCCTGTGGCATGGGTGTGTGCCTGTCGTGCGTGCGGCTCTTCGACATTGCGGGCGACAGGCAGTTTCTCCGTGTCTGCCGGGAAGGCCCGGTGTTTCCCATCCGCGAGGTGGTCGGGGAGGTGGAATTTGGCTGA
- a CDS encoding dihydroorotate dehydrogenase: MADLSVRLGALALRNPVMPASGCFAIEYAEALDLGRLGALVVKSVSPQSRVGNPTPRVAETHGGMLNSIGIPSKGLSYYRERVLPPYVGFGTPVVVSISADTADDFAEAVAELSLPEVAAIEANISCPNLEADGMAFAMTAETTYRVVQAIRRRTAHPVWAKLTPNASQIAAVARAAEEAGADALVMGNTVLGMAIDIRSRKPKLGNVMGGLSGPAIKPIALRMVHQCYRAVRIPVIGCGGIASADDAIEFMLAGAAAVQVGTASFIDPGAMQKVIDGLDAYCTEQGVARLRELTGQVDIDHQLSDRWMRFAQLSG, translated from the coding sequence TTGGCTGATCTGTCCGTCCGCCTGGGCGCGCTCGCCCTGCGCAATCCGGTGATGCCGGCATCCGGCTGCTTCGCCATCGAATACGCCGAGGCGCTGGATCTCGGCCGGCTCGGCGCGCTGGTTGTCAAGAGCGTGTCGCCGCAAAGCCGCGTCGGCAACCCCACGCCGCGCGTGGCCGAAACCCACGGCGGCATGCTCAATTCGATCGGCATTCCCAGCAAGGGACTGTCGTATTACCGCGAGCGGGTGCTGCCGCCCTACGTCGGGTTCGGCACGCCGGTGGTGGTGTCGATCTCCGCCGATACGGCCGACGATTTCGCCGAAGCGGTGGCCGAGCTGTCGCTGCCGGAGGTGGCCGCCATCGAAGCCAACATTTCCTGCCCCAACCTCGAGGCCGACGGCATGGCCTTCGCCATGACCGCCGAGACCACCTACCGCGTGGTGCAGGCCATCCGCCGCCGCACCGCACACCCGGTGTGGGCCAAGCTCACGCCCAATGCCTCGCAGATCGCAGCGGTCGCCCGCGCGGCGGAGGAGGCGGGCGCCGACGCGCTGGTCATGGGCAACACGGTGCTCGGCATGGCGATCGACATCCGCAGCCGCAAGCCCAAACTCGGCAACGTGATGGGCGGCCTCTCCGGTCCCGCTATCAAGCCGATCGCGCTGCGCATGGTCCACCAGTGTTATCGGGCGGTGCGCATTCCGGTGATCGGCTGCGGCGGCATCGCCAGCGCCGACGACGCGATCGAGTTCATGCTGGCCGGCGCGGCAGCGGTGCAGGTGGGCACCGCGTCGTTCATCGACCCGGGCGCGATGCAGAAGGTGATCGATGGCCTCGACGCCTATTGCACCGAGCAGGGGGTGGCCCGGCTGCGCGAGTTGACCGGCCAGGTCGACATCGACCACCAGCTCTCCGACCGCTGGATGCGCTTCGCACAGCTGTCGGGTTGA
- a CDS encoding WYL domain-containing protein, whose protein sequence is MPSLIDAILERRAVAFVYRGARRTVEPHAVGIGHDGAEWLSAYQTAGKRFIPGHDWIYCSLRSIEELQVTTHTFEMPRPGYSRGDSRFIRFFAEL, encoded by the coding sequence TTGCCTTCGCTCATCGACGCGATCCTGGAAAGAAGAGCGGTAGCCTTCGTTTACCGGGGAGCACGCCGCACGGTTGAGCCGCACGCGGTGGGCATCGGCCATGACGGCGCCGAATGGCTGAGCGCCTATCAGACGGCGGGCAAGCGTTTCATTCCCGGCCATGACTGGATTTACTGCAGCCTCCGCTCCATCGAAGAGCTGCAAGTAACTACCCACACTTTTGAAATGCCGCGCCCGGGTTACTCGCGCGGCGATTCTCGATTTATCCGATTTTTCGCCGAGCTTTAG
- a CDS encoding Zn-dependent hydrolase, protein MNLTELRPLAEKLFDDIRALSFDGVGVTRESYGAGETATADYLRAFAAAEGLYAEPDRAANIVFRQPNAPADAVAWTGSHIDSVPQGGNFDGLAGVVAGLLCLVDRQRAGSAAASLPLEVIAFRGEESAWFGKAYMGSGALLGKLGDADLALRQRATGQTLGDAMEASGADVAAIRAGQPLADLRRVKAYLELHIEQGPVMVARELPLAVVSGIRGNVRHNRIVCRGDAQHSGVVPRWLRRDAMFAVADLIMRIDEHWRVLLERGTDLVVTTGIVGTDPAEHSISRIPGSVAFSLEARSRSQDTLEAFYQLVRAECSAVSRERGVRFEFDRRLDSDPASMDPVLCASLARACAAQGTVFDTIASGAGHDASLFANAGVPAGMLFVRNRNGSHNPHEAMEIDDFMLGVQALGATLAGIGGSHD, encoded by the coding sequence ATGAATCTGACCGAACTCCGCCCGCTCGCCGAAAAACTCTTCGACGACATTCGCGCCCTCAGCTTTGACGGCGTGGGCGTCACCCGCGAAAGCTACGGCGCCGGCGAAACCGCCACGGCCGACTACCTGCGCGCCTTCGCCGCCGCGGAAGGCCTGTACGCCGAGCCGGACCGCGCCGCCAACATCGTCTTTCGCCAGCCGAACGCACCCGCCGACGCGGTGGCCTGGACCGGCTCGCATATCGACTCGGTGCCGCAGGGCGGCAACTTCGACGGCCTGGCCGGCGTGGTGGCCGGGCTGCTCTGCCTGGTCGATCGCCAGCGCGCAGGTTCTGCAGCCGCGTCGCTGCCGCTCGAGGTCATCGCCTTCCGCGGTGAGGAAAGCGCCTGGTTCGGCAAGGCCTACATGGGTTCCGGTGCGCTGCTCGGCAAGCTGGGCGACGCCGACCTGGCGCTGCGCCAGCGCGCCACCGGCCAGACGCTGGGCGATGCCATGGAAGCCTCGGGCGCCGACGTGGCCGCCATCCGCGCCGGCCAGCCGCTGGCCGACCTGCGCCGGGTCAAGGCCTACCTCGAACTGCACATCGAGCAAGGCCCGGTCATGGTGGCGCGCGAGCTGCCGCTGGCGGTCGTCAGCGGCATCCGGGGCAACGTGCGGCACAACCGCATCGTCTGCCGTGGCGACGCCCAGCATTCCGGCGTGGTGCCGCGCTGGCTGCGGCGCGACGCGATGTTCGCGGTGGCCGATCTCATCATGCGCATCGACGAGCACTGGCGCGTGCTGCTGGAGCGCGGCACCGATCTGGTGGTGACCACCGGCATCGTCGGCACCGACCCGGCCGAGCATTCGATCTCGCGCATCCCCGGTTCGGTCGCCTTCAGCCTGGAGGCGCGCAGCCGCAGCCAGGACACGCTGGAGGCCTTCTATCAGCTGGTGCGGGCCGAATGCTCGGCGGTCTCGCGCGAACGCGGCGTGCGCTTCGAGTTCGACCGGCGCCTCGACAGTGACCCAGCCAGCATGGACCCGGTGCTGTGCGCGTCGCTGGCGCGCGCCTGCGCCGCGCAGGGCACGGTCTTCGACACCATCGCCAGCGGCGCGGGCCACGACGCCTCGCTCTTCGCCAACGCGGGGGTGCCGGCCGGCATGCTCTTCGTGCGCAACCGCAACGGCTCGCACAACCCGCACGAGGCGATGGAAATCGACGACTTCATGCTCGGCGTGCAGGCGCTCGGCGCCACGCTCGCGGGCATCGGAGGCAGCCATGATTGA